Proteins co-encoded in one Meiothermus sp. genomic window:
- a CDS encoding glycosyltransferase family 2 protein, whose translation MEILLATFNGARYLQDQLDSLGAQTYSNWSLIVRDDGSTDSTRDILKTYSQSFPGRVRIIEDSDKGLGAKGNFARLLEYASAPYVMFCDQDDIWLPNKIELLLHRMLEAEAHWGSGVPLLIHSDLEVVNHDLSVIANSFWKYQYLEPTSGQGLNTLLVQNTVTGCATIINRALYRMALPIPQEAIMHDWWLALVGSAFGRVELVPQPTVRYRQHDSNSIGAKRWGWGTMFSKAKKVRGIIEKTQRQARAFTERFGMSTPKIISEYGRLQELDPLSRRSWLLRNKVRCSGWLRNLGFWLYV comes from the coding sequence GTGGAGATACTGCTCGCAACTTTTAATGGAGCACGGTACCTGCAGGATCAACTTGACTCGTTGGGTGCGCAAACCTATTCGAACTGGTCGCTTATTGTGCGGGATGACGGCTCTACTGATAGCACCCGAGACATACTTAAGACTTACTCACAGAGTTTCCCGGGGCGAGTAAGAATTATTGAAGATAGCGATAAGGGATTGGGGGCTAAGGGCAATTTTGCTCGTTTGCTAGAATATGCGTCTGCACCTTATGTAATGTTTTGTGACCAGGACGACATATGGCTGCCCAATAAGATAGAATTACTTCTTCATCGGATGCTAGAGGCTGAAGCTCACTGGGGCTCGGGTGTACCTCTTCTCATACACAGCGATCTTGAGGTTGTAAATCATGACCTATCTGTAATTGCTAATTCTTTCTGGAAATACCAGTACCTTGAGCCCACATCAGGGCAGGGTCTAAACACCCTTTTGGTTCAAAATACGGTGACGGGCTGTGCAACCATTATTAACCGAGCGCTGTATCGAATGGCTTTACCTATTCCGCAAGAAGCTATTATGCACGACTGGTGGCTGGCTTTAGTTGGGTCTGCTTTTGGGCGGGTGGAGTTGGTGCCACAGCCTACCGTACGTTACCGCCAACATGATTCAAACAGTATCGGTGCAAAAAGATGGGGGTGGGGTACAATGTTTAGCAAAGCAAAGAAAGTTCGAGGGATCATAGAAAAGACCCAAAGGCAGGCGCGAGCTTTCACTGAGCGATTCGGTATGTCAACCCCAAAAATTATTAGCGAGTACGGAAGGCTGCAAGAGCTGGATCCACTGTCCCGGCGTAGTTGGTTGCTTCGAAATAAGGTTCGCTGTTCTGGTTGGCTGCGCAACCTTGGTTTCTGGCTCTACGTATGA